One region of Pseudoalteromonas galatheae genomic DNA includes:
- the rodA gene encoding rod shape-determining protein RodA, producing MSPLNKPRSLFEKVHIDLPLFAALITMMVGSLAIVYSASGQDMGMMMRHGTRMFGALVAMLFMAQFSPNTLKRVAIPVYLVGLGMLVAVLFFGVSSKGAQRWLDLGVTRFQPSEIMKLAVPMTVAWFIGRSHLPPSILNLTIGFVIVLVPTILIKEQPDLGTSILIASSGIFALFLAGLSWRLIGSGILLAVPGGYAFWHYGMHAYQKQRVLTFLDPESDPLGSGYHIIQSKIAIGSGGVEGKGWLHGTQSQLEFLPERHTDFIFSVLSEEFGLLGVTILLSLYLFIIGRGLYIAVQAQDAFSKLLAGALTLTFFVYVFVNIGMVSGLLPVVGVPLPLISYGGTSMVTLMAGFGIIMAIATDKRMLLK from the coding sequence ATGAGTCCGCTGAATAAGCCACGTTCACTCTTTGAAAAGGTTCATATCGACCTACCATTATTTGCAGCCTTGATTACGATGATGGTTGGCAGCCTAGCGATTGTTTATAGCGCTAGTGGGCAAGACATGGGCATGATGATGCGTCATGGTACACGCATGTTTGGTGCATTAGTTGCCATGTTATTTATGGCACAATTCTCTCCAAATACGCTTAAGCGTGTGGCTATTCCCGTTTATCTCGTGGGCCTTGGCATGCTCGTTGCGGTGCTGTTTTTTGGTGTCAGCAGTAAAGGGGCTCAGCGCTGGTTAGACTTAGGCGTTACCCGTTTTCAACCCTCTGAAATAATGAAGCTAGCAGTGCCCATGACGGTCGCTTGGTTTATAGGCCGCTCTCACTTACCTCCAAGTATTTTAAATTTAACAATCGGCTTTGTGATTGTGCTAGTGCCAACTATTCTGATCAAAGAGCAGCCTGACCTCGGTACTTCTATCTTAATTGCCAGTTCTGGTATTTTTGCGCTCTTTTTAGCTGGATTAAGTTGGCGTTTAATCGGTTCAGGTATATTACTTGCGGTCCCCGGTGGCTATGCGTTTTGGCATTACGGAATGCATGCCTATCAAAAACAACGTGTACTGACTTTTTTAGATCCGGAAAGCGACCCGCTGGGCTCTGGTTACCATATCATCCAATCAAAAATTGCAATAGGCTCTGGTGGTGTTGAGGGCAAAGGCTGGCTACACGGAACCCAATCTCAATTAGAATTTTTGCCAGAGCGCCATACCGACTTTATCTTCTCGGTGTTGAGCGAAGAGTTTGGCTTGTTAGGTGTCACCATATTACTCAGCTTGTATCTTTTTATAATTGGTCGCGGATTATATATCGCAGTACAGGCACAAGACGCTTTCAGTAAGCTGCTTGCAGGAGCACTGACGTTGACCTTCTTCGTCTATGTCTTTGTAAATATCGGAATGGTTTCTGGTCTCTTGCCAGTAGTCGGTGTACCTCTGCCCCTAATTAGCTATGGTGGCACATCGATGGTGACCTTAATGGCCGGTTTTGGCATTATTATGGCAATCGCAACAGATAAGAGGATGTTGTTAAAATAA
- the mrdA gene encoding penicillin-binding protein 2: MIKKRPTIRDHSAEANLFARRAFVGFVFVVIIVGILFHNVYTLQVTEHETYRTRSNDNRIKVIPVAPNRGLIYDRNGVLLAENRPVYNLEVIPEDVEDLEASLASVRQLIEISEQEIEDFKKEIKHNRRFKSQVLKGRLNEEEVAILSVNQHRLPGFSVEARLSRYYPYGDTLTHALGYVAKLNKEELYDLELEGKDTNYRATHDIGKLGVEKFYEEQLHGIVGSRRVEVNNRGRIIRTLSMETPQPGKDLVLTLDIGLQQIVQHVLKDTRGAIIVMDPRDGGILALYSNPSYDPNLFVHGISGKDYRALLNPDRPLINRATQGRYAPASTVKPHLAVLALEEGVVTETTKIWDPGFFQIPNVKHKWRDWRPWGHEHVDVYKAIEQSCDTYFYETAYKLGITKISDFMNQFGFGELSGIDIHEETSAILPSVEWKRARFKEAWYPGDTISVGIGQGYWTATPMQIANSLSILVNKGIHRQPHLVQISKQDTEVEQLFTEEKPPVVLKNPYHWDIALKAMHNTVKIGTAKNAFKGVTYDHAGKTGTAQVISIAQGEKYDAKKLKEKHRDNGIYVGFAPFDDPQIVITVVVENQGGGSAIAAPMARQVMDYYFSAYPLEKEQQQ, encoded by the coding sequence ATGATAAAAAAGCGGCCGACGATTAGGGATCATTCTGCCGAGGCGAACCTCTTTGCGAGACGGGCCTTTGTCGGCTTTGTTTTTGTCGTTATTATTGTTGGGATCTTGTTTCACAATGTTTACACGCTTCAGGTGACTGAACACGAAACCTATCGCACCCGCTCTAACGATAACCGTATAAAAGTCATTCCTGTCGCCCCTAATCGTGGTCTAATTTATGACCGCAATGGTGTGTTGCTCGCCGAAAACCGCCCCGTTTACAATCTTGAAGTGATCCCAGAAGACGTTGAAGACCTCGAAGCATCATTAGCTTCTGTACGCCAACTTATTGAGATTTCTGAGCAAGAAATAGAAGATTTTAAAAAAGAAATCAAGCATAACCGTCGCTTCAAAAGCCAAGTACTAAAGGGCCGCTTGAATGAGGAAGAAGTTGCGATCCTCTCGGTTAACCAACACCGCTTGCCCGGCTTTAGCGTTGAAGCCCGCTTATCTCGCTACTATCCATATGGCGATACCCTCACTCATGCCCTTGGCTATGTAGCAAAACTCAATAAAGAGGAGCTCTATGATTTAGAGCTTGAGGGCAAAGACACGAACTATCGTGCCACCCATGATATCGGTAAACTCGGTGTCGAAAAGTTTTATGAAGAACAGCTACATGGCATTGTTGGCTCTCGTCGCGTCGAGGTGAATAACCGTGGTCGCATTATTCGCACGCTGAGCATGGAAACACCGCAACCAGGTAAAGACTTGGTGCTAACGCTTGATATCGGTTTACAACAAATCGTACAACATGTACTTAAAGACACCCGAGGCGCAATCATCGTTATGGATCCGCGCGACGGGGGTATTTTAGCGCTCTATTCTAATCCAAGTTACGACCCAAACCTTTTTGTCCATGGGATCAGTGGCAAAGATTACCGAGCCTTACTTAACCCAGACAGGCCACTGATAAACCGTGCAACTCAGGGCCGTTATGCGCCTGCTTCCACAGTGAAGCCCCATCTCGCAGTGCTTGCACTGGAAGAAGGTGTTGTCACCGAAACAACCAAAATTTGGGATCCCGGCTTTTTTCAAATTCCAAATGTAAAACATAAATGGCGTGACTGGCGTCCTTGGGGCCATGAGCATGTTGATGTGTATAAAGCTATTGAGCAGTCTTGTGATACCTACTTTTACGAAACCGCATATAAACTCGGCATAACCAAAATTAGCGACTTTATGAACCAGTTTGGCTTTGGTGAGCTTTCGGGTATCGATATTCACGAAGAAACCTCTGCTATTTTACCATCCGTTGAGTGGAAAAGAGCTCGTTTTAAAGAGGCTTGGTATCCTGGGGATACTATTTCCGTAGGGATAGGCCAAGGTTACTGGACTGCCACTCCAATGCAAATAGCAAACTCGCTGAGCATTTTGGTCAATAAAGGCATACATAGGCAGCCACACTTAGTACAAATCTCTAAGCAAGATACTGAAGTGGAGCAGTTATTTACGGAAGAAAAGCCACCTGTCGTGCTGAAAAACCCTTATCACTGGGATATTGCATTAAAAGCCATGCACAACACGGTAAAAATAGGTACCGCAAAAAATGCGTTTAAGGGCGTAACTTATGATCACGCTGGTAAAACGGGAACCGCGCAAGTTATTAGCATTGCTCAAGGCGAAAAGTATGATGCCAAGAAGCTAAAAGAAAAACACAGAGACAATGGTATTTACGTGGGTTTTGCGCCTTTTGATGATCCGCAAATTGTTATTACTGTAGTCGTGGAAAACCAAGGTGGCGGTAGTGCAATCGCAGCGCCAATGGCAAGACAAGTGATGGATTATTACTTTTCAGCCTACCCGCTTGAGAAGGAGCAACAGCAATGA
- the rlmH gene encoding 23S rRNA (pseudouridine(1915)-N(3))-methyltransferase RlmH — protein sequence MKIQLIAVGTKMPKWVETGFTEYQRRFPKDMPLELIEISAGKRGKNADIKRILQQEGEKTLAAIPKGNRIVTLEVTGKPWDTHQLASNMEKWQLDGRDVSLLIGGPEGLAPECIAAAEQKWSLSNLTLPHPLVRIVVAESLYRGWSLNNNHPYHRE from the coding sequence GTGAAGATCCAACTCATTGCAGTAGGTACCAAAATGCCGAAGTGGGTTGAAACTGGCTTCACCGAATATCAAAGACGCTTTCCCAAAGATATGCCACTGGAGTTAATTGAAATTAGCGCGGGTAAACGGGGGAAAAACGCAGATATTAAACGCATTTTGCAACAGGAAGGTGAAAAAACCTTAGCCGCTATCCCAAAAGGCAATCGGATCGTAACCTTAGAAGTGACTGGCAAGCCATGGGATACACACCAACTTGCGAGCAATATGGAAAAGTGGCAGCTGGACGGTCGCGATGTCAGCTTACTGATTGGCGGCCCTGAAGGGCTTGCGCCAGAATGTATTGCTGCGGCCGAACAAAAGTGGTCATTATCAAACTTAACCCTACCCCACCCTTTGGTGCGTATAGTGGTTGCCGAGAGCTTGTATCGCGGCTGGAGTTTAAATAACAATCATCCTTACCACAGAGAATAA
- the rsfS gene encoding ribosome silencing factor: MDSQQLLDFALDKVDDMKARDIVKLDVRETSSITDYLVICTGTSKRHVQSIADHVAKEARHAGETPIGQEGQDIGEWVLVDLGDVVIHVMQDQTRDFYDLEKLWG, translated from the coding sequence TTGGATTCACAACAGTTATTAGATTTCGCGCTAGACAAAGTAGATGATATGAAAGCGCGTGATATTGTTAAGCTCGACGTTCGCGAAACTTCTTCAATCACCGACTACTTAGTGATCTGTACAGGCACCTCAAAACGCCATGTACAATCGATTGCCGATCATGTTGCAAAAGAAGCACGTCATGCTGGAGAAACACCAATTGGCCAAGAAGGTCAAGACATTGGAGAGTGGGTATTGGTTGATTTGGGCGACGTTGTTATACACGTGATGCAAGATCAAACCCGCGACTTTTATGACCTAGAAAAGCTGTGGGGTTAA
- the nadD gene encoding nicotinate-nucleotide adenylyltransferase, whose amino-acid sequence MIALFGGTFDPPHLGHLNMAMRCVDELSLAELKFLPCAIPVHKQKPSISDEHRLAMLANLLSGQQKLVIDRRELDRQGPSYSLLTLQELRREYQDQPILFLMGMDSFNSLHTWYQWQEITKLCHLVVYQRPKEHCSPDAKVSAYLAKAGTDNADKLQTTNAGHCYFLHGEQKDIASSTIRAAIVQQDTEYLEHWLPALVIDYINSHGLYAD is encoded by the coding sequence ATGATTGCTTTGTTTGGTGGTACTTTCGATCCTCCGCATTTAGGCCATTTAAATATGGCGATGCGCTGCGTCGACGAGCTAAGTCTGGCTGAGTTAAAGTTTTTACCTTGTGCCATACCGGTTCATAAACAAAAGCCCAGCATCAGTGACGAGCATCGCCTAGCGATGCTTGCAAATTTGCTATCAGGGCAACAAAAACTGGTTATTGATAGACGAGAACTTGACCGACAAGGGCCCTCTTACAGCCTGCTAACACTGCAAGAACTGCGTAGAGAATATCAGGACCAACCGATTTTATTTTTAATGGGTATGGACTCGTTTAATAGTCTGCACACTTGGTATCAATGGCAAGAAATCACAAAGCTGTGTCATCTTGTGGTGTATCAACGCCCAAAAGAACATTGCTCGCCGGATGCTAAAGTCTCGGCTTATTTAGCCAAAGCAGGCACAGATAACGCAGATAAGCTCCAAACCACCAACGCGGGACATTGCTATTTCCTTCACGGTGAGCAAAAAGACATTGCATCGAGTACAATTAGGGCTGCAATCGTGCAGCAAGATACAGAATATTTGGAACATTGGCTGCCCGCTTTGGTCATAGATTATATAAATAGCCATGGCTTGTATGCTGATTAA
- the holA gene encoding DNA polymerase III subunit delta, with translation MRCYANQLSNYLNKGLAPFYLVFGEEPFQQGECVLAIRTAAKQQGFDEVIKFALLPGFDWQELSAQYNSMSLFSARTLIEFDFNEQKVPTQGVAVLKSLAEQVNPDVVVIFKGLGAGQDIQRTAWFKALEPKGLFVPCYALTGRHLERWFDDECKRLKLSVSPQGKRALLVATEGNLLATHQELEKLSLLFGKNPVDEQQLLSGLLNQSKFDIFDLNTGLLTGNPKQIIKVLNKLASDNVEPASILWTLQNQARTLLGVKTLWQTGTTLADAYKKHNVWKNQQTITQQALDRLTLEQMKQLLCMMADFDTAYKEARVTAPYQALAHIALAFATPITMPLPISQSEHV, from the coding sequence ATGCGTTGTTATGCCAATCAACTCTCCAATTACCTGAATAAGGGGCTTGCGCCTTTTTATCTTGTCTTTGGTGAAGAACCCTTTCAACAAGGTGAATGTGTACTTGCAATACGAACAGCAGCTAAGCAACAAGGCTTTGACGAAGTCATTAAATTTGCTCTACTCCCGGGATTTGACTGGCAAGAGCTCAGTGCGCAGTACAATAGTATGTCTTTGTTCAGTGCGCGTACGCTCATCGAGTTCGACTTTAATGAGCAAAAAGTTCCTACCCAAGGTGTTGCGGTTTTAAAGTCTTTGGCCGAACAGGTCAATCCTGATGTCGTTGTTATTTTTAAAGGGCTAGGCGCGGGTCAAGACATTCAACGCACTGCTTGGTTCAAAGCATTAGAGCCTAAAGGCCTATTTGTTCCTTGCTATGCGTTAACAGGCCGTCATCTTGAACGTTGGTTTGATGATGAGTGTAAGCGGCTGAAGCTTTCTGTCTCACCACAAGGCAAGCGCGCCCTACTCGTCGCCACAGAAGGCAACTTGCTTGCAACGCATCAGGAGCTCGAAAAGCTCTCCTTACTATTTGGTAAAAACCCAGTTGATGAACAGCAATTGCTAAGCGGCTTATTAAATCAATCTAAGTTCGATATCTTTGATTTAAATACCGGATTATTAACTGGCAACCCTAAGCAAATTATCAAAGTATTGAACAAGCTCGCCAGCGATAATGTAGAGCCCGCGAGTATTCTCTGGACCTTGCAAAACCAAGCTCGTACTCTGCTGGGAGTTAAAACCTTATGGCAAACTGGCACTACACTTGCGGATGCCTATAAAAAGCATAATGTCTGGAAAAATCAGCAAACCATCACGCAGCAAGCGTTAGACAGGTTAACGCTAGAGCAGATGAAACAGTTGCTCTGTATGATGGCAGACTTTGATACCGCATATAAAGAAGCAAGGGTCACTGCGCCATACCAAGCTCTGGCACACATTGCGCTGGCCTTTGCCACACCCATCACAATGCCGTTGCCAATTAGTCAGAGTGAGCATGTATGA
- a CDS encoding LPS-assembly lipoprotein LptE, with translation MWLQTKMRSLFWHTSKLAVLLACFFVASCGFHLKQASYLPDDLKEITLSGDDKRSALFEQLQSDLQRAQVSLTPKNTKQAAELYLYNDSLERQTLSLFKNGQVAQYELAYRVSYRLSRPGQEPVKQMFELYRNYQDDPDNALAKAKELELILTEMRRLASQRIIRELSQL, from the coding sequence ATGTGGTTGCAAACTAAGATGCGTAGCCTATTTTGGCACACCAGCAAGCTAGCAGTTTTGCTAGCTTGCTTCTTCGTGGCGAGCTGCGGTTTTCACCTCAAGCAAGCCTCTTACCTTCCTGACGATCTGAAAGAGATCACCTTAAGCGGTGACGACAAGCGCTCAGCCTTGTTTGAACAATTACAGTCCGATCTTCAACGTGCTCAGGTATCCCTTACACCAAAAAATACCAAACAAGCTGCCGAGTTGTACTTGTACAATGACTCACTTGAACGTCAAACACTCAGTTTGTTCAAAAATGGTCAGGTTGCTCAGTATGAACTAGCTTATCGCGTATCTTATCGATTGAGTCGTCCGGGCCAAGAACCCGTTAAACAAATGTTCGAGCTGTATCGCAACTATCAGGACGATCCTGACAACGCGCTAGCAAAGGCAAAAGAGCTTGAGCTGATCCTCACTGAAATGCGCCGCCTTGCAAGCCAACGTATTATTCGAGAGTTGTCGCAACTGTAA
- the leuS gene encoding leucine--tRNA ligase gives MQEQYNPQDIEAKVQSYWEENNTFKVVEDESKEKYYCLSMFPYPSGRLHMGHVRNYTIGDVVSRFQRLQGKNVMQPMGWDAFGLPAENAAIKNNTAPAKWTYENIDYMRNQLKLLGFGYDWDREIATCHPEYYKWEQWFFTKLYEKGLVYKKMSTVNWDPVDQTVLANEQVIDGRGWRSGAIVEQKEIPQWFIKITDYAQELLDDLDKLEHWPEQVKTMQRNWIGRSEGVEIDFKRADNDESFTVYTTRPDTFMGVTYVAVAAGHPIAQEAAKNSEAISRFVEECKNTKVAEADMATMEKKGIATGFTAIHPLTGQEVPIWVANFVLMDYGSGAVMAVPGHDQRDYEFATAYGLEIKQVIQPLAGAEVEANLAEAAFTEKGTLINSGEFDGLDFEGAFNAIATKLESLGVGKRKVNFRLRDWGVSRQRYWGSPIPMLNKEDGSELAAPEDMLPVRLPEDVVMNGVTSPIKADPEWAKATINGEAVFHETDTFDTFMESSWYYARYCSPRYDEGMLEPGAANYWLPVNQYIGGIEHAILHLLYSRFFHKLLRDFGLVNSDEPFERLLCQGMVLADTYYRKDEKGGDIWIAPTDVLTETDDKGRITKAWHKEDGEPVFSAGMSKMSKSKNNGIDPQTVIKQYGADTVRLFMMFTAPPEQTLEWSDSGVEGAHRFLRRIWKYAVDVKQAGTAELDLSKLNAAQKTLRRDIHKAIAKVTDDIERRQTFNTAIAAVMELSNKLIKAPLNDEQDIALANEALEAMVIMLAPITPHMCHELWTELGKAGDILDAAWPIVDQSALVEDEKLIVVQVNGKLRSKITVAADATQEQVEAIAFSEENVTKFTDGKTIRKVIYVPGKLLNVVAN, from the coding sequence ATGCAAGAGCAATATAACCCGCAAGATATCGAAGCCAAAGTACAGTCGTACTGGGAAGAAAACAATACCTTCAAAGTTGTCGAAGACGAAAGTAAAGAGAAGTATTACTGTCTCTCAATGTTCCCATATCCAAGTGGTCGCCTCCACATGGGTCACGTACGTAACTACACCATTGGTGATGTGGTTTCTCGTTTCCAACGCCTACAAGGCAAAAACGTTATGCAACCTATGGGTTGGGATGCGTTTGGTCTTCCAGCTGAAAACGCGGCAATTAAAAATAATACCGCACCGGCTAAATGGACCTACGAAAATATCGACTACATGCGCAACCAGCTTAAGTTACTTGGTTTTGGTTACGACTGGGATCGTGAAATCGCAACTTGTCACCCAGAATATTATAAGTGGGAACAGTGGTTCTTCACTAAGCTTTACGAAAAAGGCTTAGTATACAAAAAAATGTCAACGGTAAACTGGGATCCAGTTGACCAAACGGTACTGGCAAATGAACAGGTAATTGACGGCCGTGGTTGGCGTTCAGGTGCCATTGTAGAGCAAAAAGAAATTCCACAATGGTTCATTAAGATCACCGATTATGCACAAGAGTTATTGGATGACTTAGACAAGCTTGAGCACTGGCCTGAGCAAGTCAAAACCATGCAGCGTAACTGGATTGGTCGCTCAGAAGGCGTTGAAATCGACTTTAAACGTGCCGACAACGACGAAAGCTTCACCGTATACACCACCCGCCCTGATACCTTTATGGGCGTGACTTATGTGGCAGTTGCGGCCGGTCACCCAATAGCTCAAGAAGCGGCAAAAAACAGTGAAGCAATCTCTCGCTTTGTTGAAGAGTGCAAGAACACCAAAGTTGCCGAAGCGGATATGGCAACGATGGAGAAAAAAGGCATCGCGACAGGCTTTACGGCTATCCACCCACTCACAGGACAAGAGGTGCCAATTTGGGTAGCTAACTTTGTACTGATGGATTACGGCTCAGGTGCCGTGATGGCAGTACCAGGTCACGACCAACGTGACTATGAGTTTGCAACCGCTTATGGCCTTGAGATCAAACAAGTTATTCAGCCCCTAGCCGGCGCAGAAGTAGAAGCTAATCTGGCTGAAGCAGCGTTTACCGAAAAAGGCACGCTTATCAACTCTGGCGAGTTCGATGGCCTAGACTTTGAAGGCGCATTTAACGCCATCGCAACTAAACTAGAATCACTTGGCGTAGGTAAACGTAAAGTAAACTTCCGTCTTCGCGATTGGGGTGTGAGCCGCCAGCGTTACTGGGGTTCGCCAATCCCAATGTTAAACAAAGAAGATGGTTCTGAGCTTGCGGCACCTGAGGACATGCTTCCTGTTCGTCTACCTGAAGACGTAGTCATGAATGGAGTAACTTCACCGATTAAAGCAGATCCAGAATGGGCAAAAGCAACAATAAATGGTGAGGCGGTATTCCACGAAACCGATACATTCGACACCTTTATGGAATCATCTTGGTACTATGCACGTTACTGTAGCCCACGCTATGATGAAGGTATGCTTGAACCAGGTGCAGCAAACTACTGGCTACCAGTAAACCAATATATTGGTGGTATTGAGCACGCTATCTTGCACTTGTTGTACTCACGTTTCTTCCACAAGTTGCTACGTGATTTCGGTTTAGTGAACTCTGATGAGCCATTTGAGCGTCTACTGTGTCAAGGCATGGTACTTGCGGATACTTACTACCGTAAAGACGAGAAAGGCGGCGATATTTGGATCGCACCAACTGACGTATTAACTGAGACTGACGACAAAGGCCGCATCACTAAAGCGTGGCATAAAGAAGACGGCGAGCCGGTATTCTCTGCTGGCATGAGCAAAATGTCTAAGTCGAAGAACAATGGTATTGACCCGCAAACGGTTATCAAGCAATACGGCGCTGACACAGTTCGCTTATTCATGATGTTTACGGCTCCACCAGAGCAAACGCTGGAATGGTCTGACTCAGGCGTTGAAGGTGCGCACCGTTTCCTTCGTCGTATTTGGAAGTACGCGGTTGACGTAAAGCAAGCAGGCACTGCCGAGCTTGATTTAAGCAAACTAAATGCAGCGCAAAAGACGCTACGTCGCGACATCCACAAAGCCATTGCAAAGGTGACAGACGATATCGAACGTCGCCAAACGTTTAATACGGCAATTGCGGCAGTGATGGAGCTTTCAAACAAGCTTATCAAAGCGCCACTTAATGATGAGCAAGACATTGCACTAGCAAACGAAGCACTAGAAGCTATGGTGATCATGCTTGCGCCTATCACACCGCACATGTGTCACGAGCTGTGGACTGAGCTTGGCAAGGCTGGTGATATTCTTGATGCGGCATGGCCTATCGTCGACCAAAGCGCACTAGTTGAAGATGAAAAGCTTATCGTGGTGCAAGTAAACGGTAAACTGCGCTCTAAAATCACCGTAGCGGCAGATGCAACGCAAGAGCAAGTTGAAGCGATTGCATTTAGCGAAGAAAACGTCACTAAGTTTACTGACGGCAAGACCATTCGTAAGGTGATCTATGTTCCTGGTAAACTACTTAATGTGGTTGCAAACTAA
- a CDS encoding PepSY-associated TM helix domain-containing protein, translating into MKLWLRRAHLVMALVSGAFIICLSLTGALLIYAKDIQYLAQPKLWRVEPQSEPLGVEQIVNSVESTTAEKVSLFMPEQQPDLAWQLKLSSGDYVSVNPYSGEVLYRYEYYSTLYGFTMALHRWLLFEDADNKKPLRDWVSICALVLIIELVLGFYLWVKPKNRLKRLVIKPKAKLRVLLYQLHTVLGVYLLLPILLIAFSGMAFNWQPQTKAVVEWLSFDEVEARPKPPTIAVNFHGLPYDLNSATTRAKSTFPNSQLFRIYMPDKASDSVAFRVQNPGESHAYSWVWVNPYSSEVVAQYDASKAGVATQIWNFKYKFHIGDFAGPIVQFVWLVLALAPTLFTVSGLYFWLQRHRRRR; encoded by the coding sequence ATAAAATTGTGGTTACGCCGTGCTCACCTCGTAATGGCGCTGGTATCTGGTGCGTTTATTATCTGCTTAAGCTTAACAGGGGCGCTGCTTATATATGCTAAAGATATTCAATATCTTGCTCAGCCTAAGTTGTGGCGAGTTGAGCCGCAGTCTGAACCTCTTGGGGTAGAGCAAATAGTCAACTCGGTTGAATCAACGACCGCTGAAAAAGTTTCACTATTCATGCCTGAGCAGCAGCCGGATTTGGCGTGGCAACTGAAGTTGTCTAGCGGTGATTATGTTAGCGTTAACCCCTACAGTGGCGAGGTCCTTTATCGCTACGAGTATTACTCTACGCTTTACGGCTTTACGATGGCACTACACCGTTGGTTGTTGTTTGAAGATGCTGACAACAAAAAGCCGCTTAGAGACTGGGTATCTATTTGTGCACTGGTACTCATTATTGAGTTAGTGCTGGGTTTTTATCTTTGGGTAAAGCCTAAAAATCGCTTGAAACGGCTAGTGATAAAACCAAAAGCGAAGCTAAGGGTCCTGCTTTATCAGTTACACACTGTATTGGGTGTATATTTGCTCTTACCAATACTGCTCATTGCCTTCAGTGGCATGGCGTTTAACTGGCAGCCGCAAACTAAGGCTGTGGTTGAGTGGTTGAGCTTTGATGAGGTCGAAGCAAGGCCAAAACCACCTACTATTGCGGTTAACTTTCACGGCTTGCCCTATGATTTAAATAGCGCTACAACACGCGCGAAATCAACTTTCCCAAACAGTCAGCTGTTCCGTATTTATATGCCTGACAAAGCATCCGACAGTGTCGCTTTTAGAGTTCAAAATCCGGGCGAAAGTCATGCCTATAGCTGGGTTTGGGTAAATCCTTATAGCAGTGAGGTGGTAGCGCAATATGATGCGTCAAAAGCGGGAGTCGCTACGCAAATTTGGAACTTTAAGTACAAGTTTCACATTGGTGATTTTGCTGGCCCCATCGTGCAATTTGTCTGGTTAGTGCTTGCTTTAGCTCCGACCTTGTTTACGGTATCCGGCCTGTATTTTTGGTTACAACGTCATCGCAGGAGGAGGTAA